The following proteins are co-located in the Paenibacillus sp. FSL H8-0079 genome:
- a CDS encoding SprT family zinc-dependent metalloprotease, with protein sequence MLTIELNNHSINCHIEYGKRKKVSITMDLPYMVTIKAPNGTGEDMIRQLVEQHGDVILKKSALMQQALDGPQAKEYEDEGKGKFLLFGKEHALHDLIPVEGLTEEELRANLKKFYFAECKRMIGERIGRYQQELKVKPKSVEIVDSPTKWGSCSWDKKLTFNYRLAMAPLEVIDYVIIHELCHIHHMNHDRSFWRRIGSIMPDYKTKEDYLMRNGRAMTL encoded by the coding sequence ATGTTAACTATAGAATTAAATAATCACAGCATTAACTGTCATATCGAATATGGCAAACGCAAGAAAGTGTCCATCACGATGGATTTGCCTTATATGGTAACGATCAAAGCACCCAATGGTACCGGTGAAGACATGATCCGACAACTTGTAGAGCAGCACGGGGATGTGATTTTGAAGAAATCCGCTCTCATGCAGCAGGCGCTTGACGGTCCTCAAGCCAAGGAATACGAAGATGAGGGCAAGGGGAAGTTTTTGCTTTTTGGCAAGGAGCATGCACTGCATGACTTAATCCCTGTAGAGGGGCTTACAGAAGAGGAGCTACGAGCGAATCTGAAGAAGTTTTATTTTGCCGAGTGTAAACGTATGATTGGGGAGCGCATCGGACGCTATCAGCAAGAGTTGAAGGTGAAGCCGAAGTCAGTAGAGATCGTAGATTCTCCCACCAAGTGGGGCAGTTGCAGCTGGGACAAAAAGCTGACGTTCAATTATCGGCTGGCGATGGCACCACTGGAAGTGATCGATTATGTCATCATTCATGAACTTTGCCATATTCACCACATGAATCATGATCGCTCTTTCTGGCGGCGTATTGGGAGTATCATGCCGGATTACAAAACAAAAGAAGATTATCTGATGCGTAATGGTCGAGCCATGACGTTGTGA
- a CDS encoding SDR family oxidoreductase: MANQDQHTMQDPTTQYPKATPEWKQQQDEPGLQREMTPVPDAGEKSYKGSGRLTGRKAVVTGADSGIGRAAAIAFAREGADVVLAYLPEEEADAQEVVKLIEEAGRKAITKPGDLKDEKYCEELIESAVKELGGIDILANVAGKQQFVEQIADLTTEQFDATFKTNVYSMFWLCKAAVKHMKPGSSIINTSSIQAYKPSPILLDYATTKASINTFSKALAQQVGSKGIRVNVVAPGPVWTPLQVVGGQPIEKLADFGSNTPLGRAGQPAEMAPAFVFLASQESSYVSGETLNANGGTVSP, translated from the coding sequence ATGGCTAATCAAGACCAGCACACCATGCAAGATCCAACGACACAATATCCGAAGGCTACACCGGAGTGGAAACAGCAACAGGATGAGCCGGGGCTCCAGCGTGAGATGACTCCTGTTCCCGATGCGGGTGAGAAAAGTTATAAAGGCAGCGGACGTTTAACGGGACGCAAAGCGGTTGTGACAGGAGCTGACAGTGGAATTGGCCGGGCAGCAGCGATTGCGTTTGCCCGTGAAGGTGCAGATGTCGTTCTGGCTTATTTGCCGGAAGAGGAAGCAGATGCACAGGAAGTCGTGAAGCTGATTGAGGAAGCTGGGCGCAAAGCGATTACGAAGCCAGGTGACCTGAAGGATGAGAAATACTGCGAGGAACTCATTGAATCTGCGGTAAAAGAGCTTGGCGGAATTGATATCCTCGCTAACGTGGCAGGTAAGCAGCAGTTTGTCGAGCAGATTGCAGATCTGACCACCGAGCAGTTCGATGCGACGTTCAAAACGAATGTCTATTCCATGTTCTGGCTCTGCAAAGCAGCTGTAAAACACATGAAGCCGGGCAGCTCCATTATCAACACATCATCGATTCAAGCGTACAAACCTTCGCCAATCCTGCTGGATTATGCGACAACGAAGGCATCGATTAACACGTTCAGCAAAGCACTGGCCCAACAGGTAGGTAGCAAAGGGATTCGTGTCAACGTTGTTGCACCGGGACCGGTATGGACTCCGCTTCAGGTTGTGGGTGGGCAGCCAATCGAGAAGCTCGCTGATTTTGGCTCCAACACACCGCTGGGTCGGGCAGGACAGCCTGCTGAGATGGCTCCGGCATTTGTGTTCTTGGCAAGCCAGGAATCCAGCTATGTGAGCGGCGAGACACTGAATGCGAATGGCGGTACGGTTAGTCCGTAA
- a CDS encoding isochorismatase family protein: MNKGLIVLDVQYGLTSLRDVTVPIAKIQSVITIFEKMNWPIVFTKHLDRDNEESSLYYEKSANLEIIVDTGEHPILEKSKPSAFSNTELKKWLLDHQIEHVFIVGFNLEYCCLFTAINAEHEGFKVTLIEDAAGTVNTAETYEMKGLDIQDFIGSILNWSGCIEVLYMNEFKEQYT; this comes from the coding sequence GTGAATAAAGGGTTAATTGTACTTGATGTGCAATATGGGCTCACAAGTCTAAGGGATGTAACTGTTCCAATTGCGAAGATTCAGTCTGTCATCACTATTTTTGAAAAGATGAACTGGCCTATTGTGTTTACCAAACATCTGGACCGGGACAACGAAGAATCCTCTCTCTATTATGAGAAAAGTGCCAATTTGGAGATTATTGTCGATACTGGGGAACATCCTATTCTGGAGAAAAGTAAACCGAGTGCGTTTAGTAATACGGAGCTGAAAAAGTGGCTGCTGGATCATCAGATTGAACATGTATTCATTGTTGGATTTAACCTGGAGTATTGTTGTCTGTTTACAGCGATTAATGCTGAACATGAGGGGTTTAAAGTAACCCTGATTGAAGATGCGGCGGGTACAGTAAATACAGCAGAAACGTATGAAATGAAGGGACTAGACATACAGGATTTTATTGGTTCGATTCTGAATTGGTCAGGTTGTATTGAGGTTCTATACATGAATGAATTCAAGGAACAGTATACTTAG
- a CDS encoding transglutaminase domain-containing protein translates to MKRLFFIMFAFTLLLAGCQSTEQESSPSENNPTEVVEGSTILSLKQKYGSESEQAIMPMYNVAQDEEFTFKFKADLRKSNLSAIDIISVHTDIKALKASDVHALRDTNGNNVSIRPLGWGVLTSDSMKNKDQGSWGGAPIYYIRLNYDPDAEKLTLLDQPIIIPFTVKSELPVPNLRYEIDKERRLKLVWDKVEGATEYKIYERSDLTNFDTNVPLTGAEDAFSNSLPLDIAVTTETSFNDFMKDGRGGLGTYDELITTHQNHGLRGEYYVTAIGRGKESNFSRGVPTAPLASQLPTSLKEQLYREKLKNIDVLPQKTTVEYNDGSLSRETIVYDTKSVEISEFNETNIPFHVKGTALKSYVRVENVTQADLDRLAQQTVAESSNGLVEPKNDTPYVPAPDVPTIINNHDAPESATETEEAPASETPTTESTTDTETSENAADPVSTEASNDTSGNASEETSNEAPAPAPEAEEDNLVDEQKSNTQQNVEQGNQETVPQPATGDAMINADSALEEVLAKNMIAAQDKISLKAFPEAQNFTTLSDVVLKVMYQNPLILGVEGFEYNYGTLTLSIYYNESAGGIQKKQDEIITKANEVVASIIKDGMNEDEKRKAIYDYLNDNAKYDDAALENAEQNNFKNVDPQFNDSFTTYGILVKGVGVCASYASVYKLLSDLSGLESIVVTGASSGVPHAWNKVKIGNEWFHVDATNNLTNSGIPYFLYNANDETAASQKTIADKDYWLDSELAMFNGESDANDYYVQNDLEVASINEYKTKAESELKKGESRVILRFASPVDSDELMTAAGEALAAVDEALLNTAQLATLGSYAILDPKPEQK, encoded by the coding sequence ATGAAACGTCTATTTTTCATTATGTTTGCGTTCACCCTGTTACTGGCTGGATGCCAGAGTACTGAGCAGGAAAGCAGTCCGTCCGAGAATAATCCAACAGAAGTAGTAGAAGGTTCTACCATTTTAAGTTTGAAGCAGAAATATGGCTCTGAATCGGAACAAGCGATCATGCCGATGTACAACGTAGCTCAGGATGAAGAATTTACGTTCAAGTTTAAAGCAGATTTACGTAAAAGTAACCTGTCAGCTATTGACATTATAAGTGTACATACCGATATTAAAGCACTCAAAGCAAGCGATGTACATGCCCTTCGCGATACCAATGGCAACAACGTTTCCATTAGGCCTCTTGGGTGGGGCGTTTTAACCTCAGATTCCATGAAGAACAAGGATCAAGGCTCTTGGGGCGGTGCCCCCATTTATTACATTCGTCTGAATTATGATCCGGATGCCGAGAAGCTAACACTGCTCGATCAACCCATCATTATTCCGTTTACAGTGAAATCGGAGTTACCTGTGCCCAACCTAAGATACGAGATTGATAAAGAGAGACGGTTAAAGTTAGTCTGGGACAAGGTTGAGGGTGCAACCGAATATAAAATTTATGAACGTTCTGACCTAACCAATTTCGATACAAATGTACCTCTAACTGGCGCAGAGGACGCTTTCAGTAATAGTCTGCCTTTAGATATTGCGGTAACGACAGAAACGTCTTTCAATGATTTTATGAAAGATGGAAGAGGCGGGCTCGGCACTTATGATGAACTGATAACTACTCATCAGAACCATGGTTTACGAGGAGAATATTACGTCACTGCAATCGGTCGAGGCAAAGAATCCAATTTTAGCAGAGGTGTCCCTACAGCTCCGCTTGCTTCCCAGTTACCAACATCTCTGAAAGAACAATTGTATAGGGAGAAATTAAAGAATATAGATGTACTCCCTCAGAAAACAACAGTTGAGTACAATGACGGTTCATTATCCCGTGAAACCATTGTCTATGATACCAAAAGCGTAGAGATTTCAGAGTTCAATGAAACGAATATTCCTTTTCACGTTAAAGGAACCGCTCTGAAAAGTTACGTACGTGTAGAAAATGTGACCCAAGCAGACCTGGACAGACTCGCTCAGCAAACCGTAGCCGAGTCCAGCAACGGATTGGTGGAACCGAAGAATGATACACCTTACGTCCCTGCACCTGATGTGCCAACGATCATCAACAATCATGATGCACCTGAGTCTGCAACGGAAACAGAAGAAGCACCGGCTTCGGAAACTCCAACTACAGAGTCCACAACCGATACTGAGACTTCAGAGAATGCAGCTGATCCTGTATCCACCGAAGCTTCTAATGATACTTCCGGGAATGCTTCCGAGGAAACTTCTAATGAAGCCCCTGCTCCAGCTCCTGAAGCTGAAGAAGACAATCTGGTAGATGAACAGAAGTCCAATACACAGCAAAATGTAGAACAAGGGAATCAGGAAACTGTGCCTCAGCCTGCTACAGGCGATGCAATGATTAATGCAGATTCCGCATTGGAAGAAGTTTTAGCCAAAAACATGATTGCGGCACAAGATAAAATTTCGTTAAAAGCTTTCCCCGAAGCTCAAAATTTCACGACACTCTCGGATGTTGTCCTGAAAGTGATGTACCAGAATCCATTGATTCTTGGTGTGGAAGGTTTCGAATACAACTATGGTACACTTACCCTTTCCATTTATTACAATGAATCGGCTGGTGGTATCCAGAAGAAGCAAGATGAGATTATTACCAAAGCAAACGAAGTTGTAGCTTCCATTATCAAGGATGGCATGAACGAAGACGAGAAACGAAAAGCCATCTACGATTATCTGAACGATAACGCGAAGTATGACGATGCAGCGCTGGAGAATGCGGAGCAGAACAACTTCAAAAATGTCGATCCGCAGTTCAATGACTCGTTTACCACATACGGTATTCTGGTCAAAGGGGTTGGGGTATGTGCCAGTTATGCCTCCGTCTACAAATTGCTCTCCGATCTCTCGGGCCTGGAAAGCATCGTTGTAACGGGAGCTTCAAGCGGCGTTCCACATGCATGGAACAAGGTCAAAATCGGGAACGAATGGTTCCATGTCGATGCCACCAACAACCTGACGAACTCCGGCATCCCGTACTTCCTGTATAATGCCAACGATGAAACTGCTGCAAGTCAGAAAACGATAGCGGATAAGGATTACTGGCTTGATTCCGAGCTCGCGATGTTCAATGGCGAGAGCGATGCCAATGATTATTATGTGCAAAATGACCTCGAAGTCGCATCCATTAATGAGTACAAAACCAAGGCTGAGAGTGAACTCAAAAAAGGAGAGAGCCGGGTCATTCTCCGTTTCGCCTCACCTGTTGACTCTGATGAGCTCATGACAGCTGCCGGTGAAGCCCTCGCTGCAGTCGATGAAGCTCTTCTGAATACAGCACAATTGGCCACGCTAGGTAGTTATGCAATCCTAGACCCGAAACCAGAGCAGAAGTAA
- a CDS encoding GNAT family N-acetyltransferase has product MTHTTDTEYKTIEELSLNHWQPLSNILYDGWVLRFAKGYTKRANSVQPIHYSTLDVHEKIEECERIYASNQLSTIFKITPFIQPDHLDQLLQDKGYGVVDLTRIQTRSLEEIKEPVHQTVQIDEQLTTTWLDHFCRLNQVNDLQRETTELMLNNIRTQVGFISLLIDGQVVACGFGVIERGYIGLYDIIADANFRNRGLAEQMILHLLHWAKRQGATASYLQVVANNAPALKLYAKLGYSEIYSYWYRVKEWNES; this is encoded by the coding sequence ATGACGCATACTACGGATACAGAATACAAAACCATTGAAGAACTATCGCTTAACCACTGGCAGCCCTTGTCCAACATACTGTATGACGGCTGGGTACTGCGTTTTGCCAAAGGATATACCAAACGTGCCAACTCCGTTCAACCGATCCACTACTCCACTCTGGATGTGCATGAAAAGATCGAGGAATGTGAGCGCATCTATGCTTCTAATCAGTTAAGTACCATATTCAAAATCACGCCGTTTATTCAGCCGGATCATCTCGACCAGCTTTTGCAAGACAAAGGGTATGGCGTTGTCGATCTGACCCGTATCCAGACTCGGAGTCTGGAAGAGATCAAAGAGCCTGTGCACCAAACTGTACAGATCGACGAACAGTTGACCACAACGTGGCTAGATCACTTTTGCCGACTGAATCAGGTGAATGATCTGCAACGGGAAACGACAGAACTAATGTTGAACAATATCCGCACACAGGTAGGTTTCATCTCGCTGTTGATCGACGGGCAAGTCGTCGCGTGTGGGTTCGGTGTAATCGAGCGTGGCTACATTGGATTATATGACATCATTGCAGACGCTAACTTCCGGAATCGGGGACTTGCTGAACAGATGATCCTGCATCTCCTGCATTGGGCAAAAAGACAGGGCGCTACGGCCAGTTATCTACAAGTTGTAGCTAATAATGCCCCTGCGTTAAAGCTCTACGCCAAACTGGGTTATTCGGAGATTTATAGCTATTGGTACAGAGTCAAAGAATGGAATGAGTCCTGA
- a CDS encoding glycosyl hydrolase family 65 protein, protein MIKATEDNQYVELTSPTSLPKASGFLWNEKMMIHVNCRGYAVAQFMQPEPAKYSYAPNLEAKTFMQPEQPYYAHHPGRFVYIKDEISGEIFSAPYEPVRKQADSYTFAVGKHDIHWKVIQDDICIEMSLRLPKEDVMELWRVKVTNLSSRKRKLSIYPYFTVGYMSWMNQSGSYVEDLQGVVCSAITPYQKYQDYSKIKNYSDKTYLLADHQPTGWEVNHENFEGEGGLHNPSALQSETLAGGDARYETPVAVLQYRVELEAGAEQAYRFIFGPAHDETEIEGIRQHYFVKQNKDGQDGFTAAEQEYAEYIAEGQGNIQLETPDSWLDNVVNHWLPRQMYYHGKTNRLTTDPQTRNYLQDNMGMSYIQPQIARAAFLTALSQQHISGAMPDGIILHPDAELKYINQVPHTDHCIWLPVCMKTYLDETNDYSILEEQVAFTDSEQKVSVLEHMNLAMRWLIHERDARGLNYINQGDWCDPMNMVGYKGKGVSGWLTIATAYAFNVWADIGEQAGHAEVAAEFRQEANQTNAVANEYLWDGDWYARGITDDNVVFGVSKDVEGRIYINPQSWALMSGAADQDKQEKLIRAVEEQLETPYGVEKLAPSFTAMREDVGRVTQKHPGSAENGAVYNHAAAFYIYALYLVGEKEKAYRLLRKMIPGPDGEDILQRGQLPVFIPNYYRGAYRQFPRTAGRSSHLFNTGTVPWVYRCLIDGLFGLQGHAQGLQVRPQLPEDWNEASVTRLFRGAELHVNMKKDATVQTIEVHVDGQRIEGDIIKNIQAGVKYEVLVKLPL, encoded by the coding sequence ATGATTAAAGCAACGGAAGATAATCAATATGTTGAACTAACAAGCCCGACAAGCTTACCGAAGGCATCCGGATTCCTTTGGAATGAGAAGATGATGATTCATGTGAATTGCCGGGGGTACGCGGTGGCCCAATTCATGCAGCCCGAACCTGCCAAATATTCGTACGCGCCCAATCTGGAAGCCAAGACGTTTATGCAACCGGAGCAGCCATATTATGCCCATCATCCGGGACGGTTTGTCTATATTAAAGATGAAATAAGTGGCGAAATCTTCTCAGCCCCGTATGAACCGGTTCGCAAGCAGGCGGATAGCTATACGTTCGCTGTCGGTAAACACGATATTCATTGGAAAGTGATTCAGGACGACATTTGCATCGAGATGTCCCTGCGTCTGCCGAAGGAAGATGTCATGGAGCTATGGCGTGTGAAGGTAACCAATCTGTCTTCGAGAAAACGCAAGCTTAGTATCTACCCGTATTTTACGGTCGGCTATATGTCATGGATGAACCAGTCCGGTTCGTATGTGGAAGATTTGCAGGGCGTTGTCTGCTCGGCAATTACGCCTTATCAGAAATATCAGGATTATAGCAAAATCAAAAATTACAGCGACAAAACCTATCTGCTTGCAGATCACCAACCGACCGGCTGGGAAGTAAATCATGAGAACTTTGAAGGCGAAGGCGGACTTCATAATCCTTCTGCCCTTCAGTCAGAGACGCTCGCAGGTGGAGATGCACGGTACGAGACACCTGTAGCTGTATTGCAATATAGAGTCGAACTGGAAGCGGGAGCGGAGCAGGCGTATCGATTCATCTTTGGCCCGGCTCATGATGAGACAGAGATCGAGGGCATTCGTCAGCATTATTTTGTGAAACAGAATAAGGATGGACAGGATGGTTTCACCGCAGCGGAGCAGGAGTATGCTGAGTATATTGCGGAAGGGCAAGGAAACATCCAGTTAGAGACACCGGACAGCTGGCTAGATAATGTCGTGAATCACTGGCTACCTCGCCAGATGTACTATCATGGCAAAACCAATCGTCTGACAACCGATCCGCAGACGCGGAATTATTTGCAGGACAACATGGGTATGAGTTACATTCAGCCGCAGATTGCGCGGGCTGCGTTCTTGACTGCTCTCTCTCAGCAGCATATAAGCGGCGCGATGCCAGATGGCATTATTTTGCACCCGGATGCAGAACTGAAATATATCAACCAGGTTCCTCATACCGATCACTGTATCTGGCTTCCGGTCTGTATGAAGACCTATTTGGATGAAACGAATGACTATAGCATTTTGGAGGAACAGGTTGCTTTTACAGACAGTGAACAAAAGGTTTCCGTACTGGAGCATATGAATCTTGCAATGCGCTGGTTGATCCATGAGCGTGATGCGCGCGGGTTGAACTATATCAATCAGGGTGACTGGTGTGATCCGATGAACATGGTGGGATACAAAGGCAAAGGCGTATCCGGCTGGCTGACCATTGCGACGGCATATGCGTTCAATGTGTGGGCAGATATTGGTGAACAGGCAGGGCATGCCGAAGTTGCAGCGGAATTCCGTCAGGAAGCCAACCAGACCAATGCGGTAGCCAATGAGTATCTGTGGGATGGGGACTGGTATGCGCGCGGAATTACGGATGATAACGTCGTGTTTGGCGTAAGCAAAGACGTGGAAGGACGCATCTACATCAATCCTCAGAGCTGGGCACTTATGAGCGGTGCTGCGGATCAGGATAAACAGGAGAAGTTAATCCGTGCCGTAGAGGAGCAATTGGAGACACCATATGGTGTCGAGAAGCTCGCGCCGTCTTTCACCGCGATGCGGGAAGATGTAGGCCGTGTCACGCAGAAACATCCGGGAAGTGCGGAGAATGGTGCAGTGTACAATCACGCGGCGGCGTTCTATATATATGCGTTGTACCTGGTGGGCGAGAAGGAGAAGGCGTACCGTTTGCTGCGTAAAATGATTCCTGGCCCCGATGGCGAGGATATTCTCCAGCGGGGTCAGCTACCCGTATTTATCCCGAATTATTATCGCGGAGCCTATCGTCAATTCCCACGTACAGCTGGGCGCTCCAGTCATCTGTTCAACACCGGCACGGTGCCTTGGGTGTATCGTTGTCTGATCGACGGATTGTTTGGCTTACAGGGTCACGCGCAAGGGCTGCAGGTGCGTCCGCAGTTGCCAGAAGATTGGAACGAGGCGTCGGTTACGCGGTTGTTCCGCGGGGCTGAGCTGCATGTGAACATGAAGAAGGATGCAACTGTCCAGACAATTGAGGTGCATGTTGACGGCCAACGGATTGAAGGCGATATCATCAAGAATATACAGGCTGGCGTGAAATATGAGGTGCTGGTGAAACTGCCTTTGTAG
- a CDS encoding saccharopine dehydrogenase, which produces MIRKRVLIAGGYGAVGAQLARILHDRHPDLELILGGRSAGKAAPFPSNRVQTVVVDTNADDPLIHAGGHISLIINAVNDLDDRLLVSAVRRKIPLIDVTRWTEVFNQAIRTIEKEELHAPVVLSSGWMAGTASLFAMILSNSLQHVEVNIHALWSLRDKAGPDSAAFMDRMSIPFQITESNTHRLVYPMTDPIKVHFPNGYTTPCYRLDTPDHVTLPHTSHIDSTSFRIAFDSKVSTYALTGLVKTGVWKMISGERFQPFRRKLLYNPGTGSAHHLVIQLKGLDTKGNQVERTMTVSDPLGQTHMTALGAAVQAEKILQMPADEPMVPGIYYPEHLFDDRMDMDVVTHFFKQYGVQLSYS; this is translated from the coding sequence ATGATTAGAAAAAGAGTTCTCATCGCTGGAGGCTATGGTGCTGTAGGTGCACAGCTTGCCCGCATTTTGCACGACAGGCATCCTGATCTGGAATTGATACTGGGAGGTCGTTCTGCGGGTAAAGCAGCACCTTTTCCATCCAATCGTGTCCAAACGGTTGTTGTTGATACCAATGCAGACGATCCACTGATTCACGCAGGAGGACATATATCGTTAATCATTAATGCAGTGAACGATCTGGATGATCGGCTACTGGTATCAGCAGTGCGAAGAAAAATTCCACTCATCGATGTAACACGCTGGACTGAGGTGTTCAATCAAGCGATCCGTACAATAGAGAAGGAAGAGCTTCATGCTCCGGTAGTGCTGTCCTCTGGATGGATGGCAGGAACGGCGTCACTCTTTGCCATGATACTTTCTAACTCTCTGCAACATGTCGAAGTAAACATTCATGCCCTATGGTCGCTGCGGGATAAGGCCGGCCCTGATTCGGCAGCCTTCATGGACCGGATGAGTATTCCTTTTCAGATAACCGAATCCAATACACATCGACTCGTCTATCCCATGACAGATCCGATCAAAGTTCATTTCCCGAACGGGTATACGACTCCATGTTACAGATTGGATACACCCGATCACGTCACATTACCTCATACCAGTCATATTGATTCAACCAGCTTCCGCATTGCATTCGATAGTAAAGTATCTACCTATGCACTCACGGGACTGGTTAAAACTGGAGTATGGAAGATGATCAGTGGTGAACGTTTCCAGCCATTCCGGCGGAAATTGCTCTATAATCCGGGAACCGGGAGTGCACATCATCTCGTCATTCAACTGAAAGGACTGGATACGAAAGGGAACCAGGTTGAACGAACGATGACGGTCTCTGACCCACTCGGTCAGACCCACATGACTGCTCTCGGCGCTGCGGTGCAAGCCGAGAAGATACTGCAGATGCCTGCGGATGAGCCTATGGTTCCAGGCATCTATTATCCTGAGCATCTGTTCGATGATCGAATGGACATGGATGTGGTTACTCATTTTTTCAAGCAATACGGCGTTCAATTATCTTATTCCTAA
- a CDS encoding DUF1801 domain-containing protein, which translates to MAESNHYSVLVDEYISEFAPDVQVRLQAIRQIIREAAPNAEEKISYKMPTYAQHGNLVHFAAYQHHIGFYPAPRGIQAFQEELSKYKGGKGSVQFPLDQPLPEDLIRRIVEYRVKENVEIALEKKRKN; encoded by the coding sequence ATGGCTGAGAGTAACCATTATTCTGTGCTGGTAGATGAATATATCTCGGAGTTTGCACCTGATGTACAGGTGAGATTACAGGCAATAAGACAGATTATTCGTGAAGCGGCTCCGAACGCCGAAGAGAAGATCAGTTACAAGATGCCGACGTATGCACAGCATGGGAATCTGGTTCATTTTGCCGCATACCAGCATCATATTGGGTTTTACCCTGCTCCCAGGGGAATTCAAGCTTTCCAAGAGGAACTCTCCAAGTATAAAGGGGGAAAGGGGTCCGTCCAGTTTCCTCTGGATCAGCCATTGCCCGAGGATCTCATCCGCCGGATTGTGGAGTATCGGGTGAAAGAAAATGTGGAGATCGCACTGGAAAAGAAACGCAAAAATTGA
- a CDS encoding ester cyclase, producing the protein MTAEQIVRTFFEEVRSGRNPDYASSVMAEQVLAHQVISEEEVTVIRTPSDYADHVREMIEAYGEFSLEILELLTQGDKVYVRWRQTGTHVGEVDGYSPTNLPVIEIASAVYRVENERIAEYWIQIDRLGIEKQLERNRS; encoded by the coding sequence ATGACAGCAGAACAGATTGTCAGAACCTTTTTTGAAGAAGTCCGATCAGGTCGGAATCCTGATTATGCAAGCAGCGTGATGGCGGAACAGGTACTGGCCCATCAAGTGATATCTGAAGAAGAGGTCACGGTGATTCGAACCCCTTCCGATTATGCGGATCATGTGCGAGAGATGATCGAAGCATACGGGGAGTTTTCACTCGAAATTCTGGAGTTGCTGACGCAAGGCGACAAAGTCTATGTGCGCTGGAGACAAACGGGTACCCATGTTGGCGAAGTGGACGGATACAGCCCAACCAACCTGCCAGTGATTGAAATTGCGAGTGCGGTATACCGAGTGGAAAACGAACGAATAGCAGAGTATTGGATACAGATCGACAGGTTGGGCATCGAGAAACAATTGGAACGTAATCGGAGCTGA
- a CDS encoding metalloregulator ArsR/SmtB family transcription factor, translating to MNESMGNQKVIDIFENLSPYLQGLGDPVRQRIISLLIDQESMNVSQIAEHVPMSRPTVSHHLKILRQSGLLSVQKKGTEMYYKLEFNDAIELLKQLVHLVEVECQS from the coding sequence ATGAACGAGTCGATGGGTAACCAAAAAGTTATTGATATTTTCGAGAATCTAAGCCCTTATCTTCAAGGTTTGGGAGACCCTGTTCGTCAGCGAATCATATCGCTGCTCATTGATCAAGAGAGCATGAACGTATCACAGATTGCAGAGCATGTTCCCATGTCACGCCCTACGGTCTCTCATCATTTGAAAATATTACGTCAATCCGGACTGTTATCGGTTCAGAAAAAAGGTACGGAGATGTATTACAAGCTGGAGTTCAACGATGCGATCGAATTGCTCAAACAGCTCGTTCATCTCGTGGAAGTGGAATGTCAGAGCTAG